In Mytilus edulis chromosome 3, xbMytEdul2.2, whole genome shotgun sequence, the genomic window CACCTCTTGATCACAGTTCTTCAACTTTTAAACTTTCTTAAGGTTTACAAGGATAAGTTTGTTTGAATATTGagatttttatttcaacatttgttaGCTTATACTATCAGAATTATAAAGCGTGAGACATCTATGTAAcaacagtttattttaattttcaattcaaTTCTACATGTTAATTAAACATAAATGTCATACAtacaaggctccttgttgaaggccatactttgacctataatggtttacctttataaaattgtgacttggatggatatttgtctcattggcattcatacctgactatatctatatatgacaTATGATAACAGAGAAGACAGATGTTAAAAATGAATTGGTGTTACGTCAACCTGTTTCCATTCTTGCTTGTTTATGTGTGGTGCTTAATATATGTACATtaacatagacatgatagagatTTAAAGGGCATGATTCTTTTTTCAGAAATTTCTTGTTGTATTTTGAATGAAGCATGATAAATAGAATATTGATAGATATAGAAGCATGCCGAGTGTTACAGAATGAGAATGCAGTGCAGTCACTACTGTTATGTAAGTATGTGTTCATACAGTATAGCATTTGGTGTAAACAATACTTTTATCTGTTTATTATGAATGATTCAAGTATAATTATAAACACATACACAaataggattcagaaacaagcaacaaGTGCTTATATTAATTAGTAAAACATTTAATTCatcaaacaaaaaagttatattcAAATCAGCCACAAATGGTATTCTTATCATGATAATGGAGACTAACTGTGCCATTCTTTTAGTATGCTTGTTTCTTAACTGATATGAATCATAGTCTATTGCTTAACCTCTGGAAACTCTTAGTTCTAGAGGTAATCAAATGTTTATATCTTCCTACTTCCATGACTTCAAGGGAAATGAAAATTATACACTGCCTAAAGACTAACctttttttttggcataaaaatatagtatatgtcaatacacataattaacagcacCTGGTAATGTTACATAGCGTGACcgtttttagctcacatggcccgaagggccaagtgagcttatgccatcacttggcgtccgtcgtcgtctgtcgtcgtaaactatttcaagaatcttctcctctaaaactactaggccaaatacttccaaactttaactgaatgttccttagggtatctagtttataaattgtatccgaagttttgatctatcaacaaacatggtcgccattgctaaaaatagaacataggggtcaaatgcagtttttgtctaataactcaaaaaccgaagcatttagagcaaatctaacatggggggtaaaattgattatcaggtgaagatctgtctgccctgaaattttcagatgaatccaacaacctgttgttgggttgctgcccctgaattggaaattttaaggaaattttgctgtttttggttattatcatgaatattattataggtagagataaactgcaaacagcaaaaatgttcagcaaaataagacctaaaaataagtcaacatgactgaaatggtcagttgacccctttaggagttattgccctttatagtcaatttttaaccatttttcataaatcttagttatcttttacaaaaatcttctcctctgaaactactgggccaaattgaactaaacttggccacaaccatcattggggtatctagtttgaaaattgtgtccggtgacctggccaaccaaccaaaatggccgccattacttaaaatagaacataggggtcaaatgcagtttttggcttatatctcaaaaactaaagcatttaaagcaaatctgacatggtgtaaaaatgttcattaggtcaagatctatcagccctgaaattttcagattaatcaaacaacccattgttgggttgctgccacttcactggtaaatttaaggaaattttgcagtttttggtcattatcttgaatattattatagataaagataaactgtaaacagcaaaaatgatcagcaaagtaagatctacaaataagttaatatgaccaaaattgtcaattgaccccttaaggggttattgtcctttaatgacaatttttcacaatttgttcatcatatttgctaactttaaaaaatcttctcctctaaaactactcaaccaaattcaaccaaacttcatttgaatgatcagtagggtgtataaaataaagtttgtgttttattttctatttcgtcaaaaaacatggccgaaggcattgtttaccaggtgagcgattcaggctcttgagagcctcttgttttagaTCTAActtgttttttactttttgaacatAATATTATTTTACATAATATGATATACATATTACGTGTagggttgagatcttataaacatgtttaaccccgctgcaattttgtgtgtcccaagtcaggagcctttggaaTACTTAAAATGGGGGTTTCTTACAGACAAATTACTTTTTGTTATGGTTTATATGTAGAATTTGGATGGTATAGGGACATGATTATATACAGCCTTCTTCCATCACTCAGTTTCTACTGATGAAAGCTATGATACCATACCAAATGTATAATGATCTTTTCATACACTTGACAAACACGTTACTATATGATACCATACCAAATGTATAACGATCTTTTCATACACTTGACAAACATGTTACTATTTTTCAGATTCATGTGACAGTCCTCCAGAAGTTTTCAATCCAGTAAACCACATTCAGACTACAGTTGGTGATGTTTTCAAGCTTGACCTTGACCCTCTGACCTTTGTTGACAAAGAGGATGGAAATGCCAGACACCTACAGATTACTTTGAAGGCATTATTCAACTTTGATTTGGAAGATAATTTTTGGTTAAAACTGGATAAAACAGGATTGTTCCTCTATGGAATTCCCTTAAACAATGATAATGTGTATGTTGTCAGTCTCGTTGCCATGGATACATGTCAACAAAGTGTTGTTGATTCCATTAGGTTAGAAGTGAAGGAAAATTCCCAAACCTACAGCCATGAATTTACTATTTATTTTGgaaatgatcatgatgatagtcCTTCTAGTTTTGATGTTTACAAATTTATTACTGGACTTAGTCAATGGTTAGAGTTCACAGATTCCACTCAGATGTATGTCTCAAATGTGGATCCAGAACTTCGTATTATATCTTGGATAGACAAATCCTTATCCACTGATTTCTGTGAAAGAAGTCAAATTTTAGACACATACTACAAAATGGCAGATGTAAATGGTACAATCTTGGATGAATTCAGTTGTTATTTTTCACCGTTTTTCAATGTCACTGGAGTATTTGTTGATTTCAAAGATGTCTGTAATATGACAGACCTGTTGTGGACATCAACAAATTCAAACACTGAATCCTACAATGATGAAATGTATTTGTTCTATATTTTGATCCCTGTTGCAGTTTTAACAATTGTAATATTAGTGATCATTATTATAATGCTAGTTAGAAAATGTACCAAACGTAACAAGTATGTAATGCACTCTGAGAAACCTGTTTATCTTACAGATCGACAACCTGTCATATTTCAGAATGAATACAACGAAGAAGAAACATCTCTCCGACCACAGATTCCAATCATTATTGACAACTTTGACACTGGACTTTTATCATCTAGTGGGAGAAGTGTAGTGAGTCCCCCATCTTATATCCCTCCTGAACATTCAGACCCCCCTCAATATAGGCTACCACCACCGTACAGTATGTCAAGCATATGAGATGTAAGGATTTTATTTCCATAAAAGTactgaaaattctaaaaaattgcaatgttttttatAATGGGAGTTATGTGAGTGTGTGGTAATTGCAATACTAAGAACTCAtatttgtcgagcctgcaacttttgttgcagaaagctcgacatagggatagtgatccggcggcggcggtgttagctcacttcttaaaagctgtatattttagaaggaggaagacctggatgcttcatactttgtatatagatgcttcatgttacgaagtttccgtcagtcacatgtcctaTGTCCTtctcctcattttcatggttcagtgaccacttcaaaaaaaagttcaaattttttgtaatgttgaattctctcttattataagtaataggataactatatttgatatgtgcgtaccttgcaaggtcctcatgtctgtcagacagttttcacttgacctcgacctcatttcatggatcagtgaacaaggttaagttttggtggtcaagtccatatctcagatactataagcaatagggctagtatattcggtgtatggaaggactgtaaggtgtacatgttcaactggcaggtgtcatctgaccttgacctcattttcatggtttagtggttttagttaaagttttgtgttttggtgtgttttctcatactatatatatgcaataggtctactatatttgttgtttggaatgattgtaaggtgtacatgtctagcgggcagatgtcatgtgaccttgacctcattttcatggttcagtggtcaaagttaagttttcgagttttggtctttttatctaatactatatgccatagtcaactatatttggtgtatggaaatgttttataatctttatgtcagtcacgcaggttttatttgaccgtgacctcattttcacggttcattgcacagtgttaagtttttgtgttttggtctatttttcttaaactataagtaatgggtgaactatataattatgttttatagaagcattgttagctgtacatgtctgcctggcatgatttatctgaccttgacctaattttcaaggttcattggtctttgtttagttatcttggttaatgttaagtttatgtgacagttgtaataaagcttagctttatacttaggactatcaacataacatCAATGATTAgaatagaaggcgagacattttagcGTGTCCACTCTTGTCTGATATATGATACCagatttttcagaaaatttataataattaaactcacagttttgtcaatttttcaaaattacatgTAGCATTAACTTTTATAATAACTGCATTCAATAATTTGTGAATTAACAGTATATCAGGGagttcattgtttttgttttgctagtttttatgttgtttttagtgttttgttttttggGAGTTCTTGCATTTAAATAACAGTATTTACCAAAACAGCTTTTTTGTTCTACACTGTTAATGAATCTGCAGTATGTCTACATGTGTACCAACTACATTGAACTAGTacttcttttatcatgtttatagttatATGGTTTTATTTCATCTAACAAGGGGATTTTCAAGTTTTGGAAAATAACTCAAagcagttttcatgaaatttttgTGAATTGTTAATACAATCTCAATGGGAGCTTTATCTGAGTTAGggggttttattcataaaaaagtttttttttcagtttttagacaataactcaaaagttCTCTGAGCAGTTTTCATGAACCTTTGCAGTGGTAACTGGAATATATCTATGAAAGTAAACTccctttggtttttatttataaacttctgatatgacattgagaagttttggaactgtattttttttaaatgcatttggcGTATCATGCTCTCATGGCACAGCTTTTTTTTATTGGTTAACCTCATTTCACAGATCAGCAATCAAGGTTAAAGTTTGTTTAGGTGGTGAAGTCTGTATCTCATATACTATTATAAACAACAGGTCAACTACATGTGGCATGTGGAtcgattgtaagatgtacatgtccaaatggcgggtttcatctgaccttgacctcattttcatggttcattggtcaaagttaatTTATTGTGCTTTGGTCTATTTCTTAGATACTATTAGTAGGAGATCAGCTGTAtctggaatgattgtaagatgtacttGTCTGTCTGGCTGGTTGTTCTTTACCTATTCATGCTATTTAAgaaatgattgtaagatgtacttGTCTGTCTGGCTTGTAAGATGTACTTGTCTGTCTGGCTTGTAAGATGTACTTGTCTGTCTGGCTTGTTGTTCTTTACCATTTTCATGGTGCATGTTGGACAATGTTAGGTTTTTTTCCTGTTTATGTTCTATATTTATTTCTCAGGtactataagcatgataagtaatAAGGCCATTATTTTTGGTGAAttgaattattgtaatgtttacaTGTCTGTCAGTCATGTCAGTGGGCAGAtttcatctgaacttgaccttaGTTTTagtcaatgttaaattttcatGGTTATGTCTGTTATCTGATATTATAAGCAATAGCTCAACGTAATTTGGTGTACAACAGGATTGTTGGATGagcatgtctgtctggcagtgTTTGTCTGACATTAACCCTTTTCATGGTTCAATAGTCAATGTAAAATTTGATTGTTGTGTCTGTTTCTTatatactataagtaataggtcaattATGTTCAGTGTACGTGGTGAATGAAAAAATAGTGTTTATGTTGACCTTATTTAtatgattcattggtcaatgtacAATTTTAGTAAtaattatttttctgattttatattagatatttattattattcaatgtTGTGATTGTATTGATACAattatgtaaaatgtataaacatatttatttgacatcagactcggacttctcttgaactgaattttaatgtgcgtattgttattcttttacttttctacattggctagaggtatagggggagggttgagatctcataaacatgtttaaccccgccgcaattttgcgcctgtcccaagtcaggagcctctggcctttgttagtcttgtatgattttaaattttagtttcttgtgtataattcggagtttagtatgacgtccattatcactgtactattatgcatattttaagggccagctgaaggacacctacgggtgcgggaattctcgctacattgaagacccattggttgccttcggctgttgtttgctctatggtcgggtggttgtcgctttgacatattcaccatttcctttctcaattttattataaaagcaTGTAATATTAAAACACTATTCATAAGACTCTTATAGACAGATCTCTTCTATAATAGTAGTCTTCCATTTCTATAATACTATATCAGCAAAGGGTTAGATAGATATCACTGGAAAACGAGGTTTACCACACCACTGTCATACAGGTAGAAAGTTAAGCTCACTCTTAAACTAGGTTTAACACACCTCTGTCATACAAGAGGAAAGTTAAGCTTACTCTTAAACTAGATTTAACACACCTCTGTCATACAAGTGGAAAATTAAGCTCTCTTAAACTAGGTTTAACACACCTATGTCATACAAGTGGAAAATTAAGCTCACTCTTAAAGTAAACTAGGTTAAACACACCTGTCATACAAGTGGAAAGTTAAGCTCACTGTTCATCTAGGTTTAACACACCTCTGTCATACAACAGGAAAGTTAAGCTCACTCTTAAACGAGGTTTAACACACCTCTGTCATACAAGTGGAAAGTTAAGCTCACTCTTAAACGAGATTTTAACACAGCTCTGTCATACAAGTGGAAAATTAAGCTCACTCTTAAACTAGGTTTAACACACCTCTGTCATACAAGTGGAAAATTAAGCTAACTCTTAAACTAGGTTAAACATACACCTGTCATACAAGTGGAAAGTTAAGCTCACTGTTCATCTAGGTTTAACACACCTCTGTCATACAAGAGGAAAGTTAAGCTCACTCTTAAACGAGGTTTAACACACCTCTGTCATACAACAGGAAAGTTAACTTCACTCTTAAACGAGATTTAACACAcatctgtcatacaagtggaaAGTTAAGCTCACTGTTAAACTTGATTTTAACACAGCTCTGTCATACAAGTAGCAAGTTGAGCTAACTGTACAAcagatattttcatataaaaaaagactcTACCAAGATTACCAAGttaaaaaataagttgaaaatagtCTTTTCCTAGTTGTGTGGGTTAGTAAGGTTATTTAAAATGTCAGactgcgagtacatatgttcaaactcttttatgtaattttttatgaGCATTAAACAAAAGAACtttgtcaattggacatgctttgttactatatatgcgcttgaatttttacttgataacatttttgttcgctttggagattccgtatatcgtcaagttattggaattccaatggggactaactgtgcatcaCTTATTGTGGACctggttttttttgtattgttgtgagttacaaattatgactaaaattagcaaagacccatccaaacaacatttgatacaaaaatttaacaatacttttagatatttagatgatatattggctctcaataatgacgacttcagtatgtatactaaagaaatttatccttttgaacttactttaattaaagctaatactaacaatgaccactgccctttcctcgatcttgatatctatatcattaacaggaagcttaatacaaaaatttatgatataagagacgatttttcatttcctattgttaattatccatttttagatggtgacgttcccttgtcaccatcttattatgtttatatatctcaacttgtaccattcgcttgtgtatgtaacagcgtattagattttagctagagaaatttatgtattactgaaaaattacattgtattacaccagggttttcgatatcacaaactagtcaaaacatttactaaattttatcatcggtataaggaaataattcgtaaatataactcgacatgcagacatcttatacattcaggtatttcacatccaatcttttatggtaatattctttacaaagggcaaacatgtcagtattcacctcaaaagcttttAACAAGggatatagttatgatactgttttcaggtcattaaagattgcatattttggctttaatattgattcacttatagggtctttgcatcggaactaaaacacatttatttaaaaaaaaaacagttgttggcaaaCAAAAaaacaggttatgttcttctcatatattttatgatagtatgatactaaacccctaacgggagggattgtgcctgatattcatatgatgaagacataatctttcaatcagtttaattgaggtctggagctggcatgtcagttaactgctagtagtctgttgttatttatgtgttattgtcattttatttattttattttgttacatcttctgacatcagactcagacttctcttgaactgaattttaatgtgagtattgttatgcgtttagttttctatattggctagaggttttgagggagggttgagatctcataatagatataggaagatgtggtgtgagtgccaatgagacaactctccatccaaataacaatttaaaaaagtaaaccattataggtcaatgtacggccttcaacacggagccttggctcacaccgaacaacaagctataaagggccccaaaattactagtgtaaaaccattcaaacgggaaaaccaacggtctaatctatataaaaaaacgagaaacgagaaacacgtataaattacataaacaaacgacaactactgtacataaacatgtttaaccccggcgcaagtcaggagcctcttgcctttgttagtcttgtataaattgtatgccccacctacgatagtagaggggcattatgttttctggtctgtgcatccgttcatccgtccgtctgttcgttcgttcgtctgtcccgcttcagattaaagtttttgggtcgaggtagtttttgatgaagttgaagtccaatcaacctgaaacttagtatacttCTTCCTTATGATAAttcatgatctttctaattttaatgccaaattagagttttgacccccaatttcacggtccactgaacatagaaaatgatagtgcgagtggggcatccgtgtactggggacacattcttgttaattttagtttcttgtgtataattcggagttcatCTGACCCCTTaataaaatgtatactagtatgacgtccattatcactgtactagtatacattttattaaggggccagctgaaggacttctccaggtgcgggagtttctcgctacattaaagacccattggtggcctttggctgttgtctgctctgtggtcgggttgtcgctttgacacattccccatttcctttctcaatttcattagtctcttttgtcagtttttgtgaAATTTACCTTTTTCTTTTTACCTTGGGGTTATTCTTTTTGTTAATTCCTTTTTCacttcaaatatttttcaatattctgTGAGCAAAGTAACAGATATTCTTGGCATTCCTGACTTTCAGTTCAAGATGTATATGGTGTCCAGTTATTTTCAGTATTAAAAATCTTGGTCAACATGAAATTcacattaacaaaaaatatttgtttaggggccagctgaaggacgcctcctgttgtgagagtttctcgctgcattaaagacctattggtaaccttctgctgttgtctgttctatggtcgacTTGatgtctcttagacacattcaCGATATCCATTCTCACTTTTATTACACAATGGTTTGATACCACAGTCAcataatgaaatgaaatataccaatacatatttttaatatctCTATTACAGGTTACACCAATCATATGaccataaaacaaaaaaaatctgtgtagctaagggagctaccatttgatttttagttaAAGATTACATGCtatgcaatcaaaaccttatagtactgacttgatatctaaatcttccaaggctgaTCACTAccttttttgatacacaaaatatagtgcattgatcataacattcttaGACTTTACAtactatccatgaacatttccagaaatttatcgatgtaatatatgctcagatacaATCTAATTAATTTGGTCGGTTCCTCAATctattgattttgttataataataacTATTAGAACAGCAATGATGGCTACAAACACTGGAACTATTAATGTCTTCACATTCTggaatctgtaaaaaaaaaaatggtattgataaaaaaatatatgcaaattaaTACAACTGAACAATTTCAACACGCTGATTTGTGGAACAagttattgcatatatatattttcagaaataaaaaaaaaaccaacatattttacatatatcgagatttgtatatatttacaaaCCCTTCGGTTTATCGACTTTTATAAAAAGAAACTTGTGACACGTGCGGCTAGATGTCAGTTACCTTTTGGTACACCTTTTGTCATCGGGCTCTGGTTTTATTGTCTTTCGGTGAACTGCAGTACTCATTTAATAACATGTACGTAACTATGTTAATTGCTGTGGAACATTGACTAGAAATGGAAGACTACAACTTGTTATTAAACAAACTTAATTGCTGCAGCTACCACAGGTTTTGTGGCACGTTAAACAACTATGTACGATTATAACATTCATGAAAACGGTTAACCAGAGCACATAATCAAGTGTAATTTAAAAGTCTCAAGATTAATAACGAACAATTGTATAGACGATGCATGGAAATCTTCagactacatttattttacaatatttgaatataatGTTTATATCTGCAATTTTGGCAAATGTGATACCGACGCAAAAGAAACCAGTGTTATGTGCAGTTCATGTCTGCAGTAACAGCTAAATGTTGAACgttactttttatttcaaaagtaatAAGATATACACAGACAAAATTGGCTCacgaatctcacatgaaattcacatgaaaaatttcacgcgAGATTCACCTCAAAcaagcttatacatgaaactcgcGTACAAATTTTCGTGTGACTATCAtgtgaattgagattcacatgtAATCATTAAATAATCATGaatctgatgtgaaatttttcatatgaatttcacgtgaaatttacaaaaaagaatttgatattgttcatgatattaattaaatttggaaatttagatgttatttgaattactctatttcaaaaattcatgtgaatttccaatgaaaaacatttaagtGGTTTGCATGTGAAATTCGCATGAGTTTCACAGGAGATTCACGTGAAACTCACAAAAACCGATTTtacgtgagtttcacgtataagctcgtttgaggagAAATTCACGTGTATTTCACGTGCtattgatgtgagtgaaatttgtctgtgtacatgtatttataatacGTATAAGTTTTAGTTATTATGTCGATTGTTTATAAGGTTTTGTACACATTGCTTAAtgggtatcttttttttttaaacatacttcTTATTAAACCAAAAATAACGATTTTAATACTCATGCTTTgtacaaaatgttttttaaaagactTTATTATAGTAAAGAATAAAATATCCTATAAGAGTTTTTTTGCTGCAGACGGCAAAATAGCTACTGCCTTTCccttataataaataataaatacattgtaaAAAGGAGATTGTGGGCTGCTGCCCACAGACGCTGAACGATTATAGAAAAGATTTTACcagaaaaaagaatattttatctTATTTGTGAGCACATACTTGCACTGTTATATTGGTGCTTCACCATTGGTTCCAGTATACACTAAAACATATCTTCATATGTATCAACGacatataatataaacataccCAACATGGACAGACGTTAACTCATCGATAATTTCGTCGTCATCTGTAAACTCCTCGCCATTTTCATTGTCGTCAGTGTAGATCTTCACACGTTTTGTTGTTATCTTCCTGTAAACAGTTTTGACTTCGTCGGGATATGTCgtctttttgtaaacagttttgaCCTCGTCGGGAGCTGTCgtctttttgtaaacagttttgaCTTCATCGGGATCTGTCGTCTCTTTTTTGGTACCCGTCTTACGAGGCTGCGTTTGATTCCTCGTAGCTTTGTTTCTTGTGAGCttctttaaaataacatttactaaatgttcCTGTTTATGAATATCTGATTTATATAACACTGCCTCTGCCGTTTTGCTATAGAAAACGAGAACCATCAGCTGTAACGTTAATGGATCCAAATCAAGAGCGAGGGAGTAGATGAGAACTTGTATTACAGCATGTACTAAATAATCCTCTTCGTATTTCTCTTTTTTCATTGTTGAGTATTTGATATCACAGACCACACTCGGCGATGATGTTACAAATACATCAGCTTCTAACTTCTTTGTTAAGAACGGGAAAATGTCGTAGTTTTTAATATGATGTCCGAATGAGTAAGTTGTGGTTTTACTTTTCCGGCCGTAtaacttttttacatttgtgTTAAGAATTTCCCATGCAGCGTCTCCAGCTTTTTCCATAAAGAGGCTGTATTGTTTCTTCTCTTTCGGTTTGATATTTGGGTATAACTCTTTGAACTTTTTCCAAGGGTCATCCTTCTGTGACGTATGTCCAGCAGCCTGTTGTACTGCGTATTCAAATATATCTCCATGAATAAATTTCTGAATGGGCGATTCGCTACTCGGAATAGGAATACCTGCAATGTGGGCAGTCAATTCGCTTCTAGAAATTTCCTGAAAATGGCGATAGTGTTTAAGGTTTCCGTTTCCATCATCTTTTAGCTGTTTAATGAACTGATGAACGGACAATAGGGGTTCTCCTGAGTTTGTCATTGTTAAAATGGAAGGAaataattgatgattttaaaatgtGCTGAAACATGTTTATTATTGTAATAGGTCAGtatttattaaattatcattAAACTTTACCTATCTATCATGTAGTGTTTACTTTCCACTTGTTCGTGTATACATTATAAGTTTATTACTCCGACAATAATTTCCGCTGGATGTTAAA contains:
- the LOC139515571 gene encoding uncharacterized protein translates to MRVAMPLELAGMTMIVVCLMVGVRCSENKKFDCLIGLDERTVIYWTAGEPLVCQIEKLKSDVYTVNIDRNGTDWLEYKSTDQLIVGAPEKEDVGSSSIFITVRSKHCTSTVPWRMAVTFVIELPQQISTADSCDSPPEVFNPVNHIQTTVGDVFKLDLDPLTFVDKEDGNARHLQITLKALFNFDLEDNFWLKLDKTGLFLYGIPLNNDNVYVVSLVAMDTCQQSVVDSIRLEVKENSQTYSHEFTIYFGNDHDDSPSSFDVYKFITGLSQWLEFTDSTQMYVSNVDPELRIISWIDKSLSTDFCERSQILDTYYKMADVNGTILDEFSCYFSPFFNVTGVFVDFKDVCNMTDLLWTSTNSNTESYNDEMYLFYILIPVAVLTIVILVIIIIMLVRKCTKRNKYVMHSEKPVYLTDRQPVIFQNEYNEEETSLRPQIPIIIDNFDTGLLSSSGRSVVSPPSYIPPEHSDPPQYRLPPPYSMSSI